A portion of the Hoplias malabaricus isolate fHopMal1 chromosome 1, fHopMal1.hap1, whole genome shotgun sequence genome contains these proteins:
- the luzp1 gene encoding leucine zipper protein 1 → MTDIKDSTSRHFRLKLQSLGRRLDELEEATIKLHKAEDELLDLQDKIIQAEGSNSTLLGDVEALRKRVLKIEGKDEEVRKAEDLCRLVKEKLEEEEKMTKDLKAEIERLQRRMTELEKLEDAFAKSKSDCTQLGLSLNEEKNLTKKLSTELESLKARVKEVDSSEARLSRAEQALTSEMEKLKALTQTFVTERKRLLEKQREDEKIILKLTERLERQKNKLGSSDHGFESRDIRIEDDLSVGLTSRLARKKSLDYLKHSDDVGFRNKSENEKNSLEGHEDNKVKDLTQEVEKLKSRLKHLEIVEEDLKDSESKNAELAEKFQQERSRNQALIDQLEELKMQLFSSSNNGNLPISSTAKVLENGKAENEEINVRGGFRQDKPKYRSAVTDQGTSKPKPRETSPQQRKIKGKDLSHSVENSPKTPRRALSPAHKFKKPGWKSGSSNTADSGLKDGKGIEEKLASINHTTSSCDNKKVSVLSRYPPAANDQKPGKTYVKPTDIESKRSRVEKFARVYTGSDSESNNSDIVVSSAHKNLEASPPEKDRTVESLDPTQEATAVLNLSQANGSYTAYRSHVTPSAPSDHGSEGHSSASESETTVSKRSISERDDSSVTSVLSSRTTSSKYPRYSQLHDSRSGGSSTRSSYDEEQHRALMVEGGSQETAQGSSGIEIQRTCSPREALRSQAVIKPAIVEYDRKEMMISGGSTEPLSTNGKARISTKMTSSITFYPNDPSSSRTSSRSSSISSDPACKERHTSTSNILIGPSADHRGGFSIPYEISIPKSEITLQTGEECGSISDCPSVLETTVLPRSGFTVQSPEAAHDFNSTESGFESSSSSSTTTVTSWRSVSNNHHLSQDDSLPETKNVTVRSAWRNRGAASADELSRGSRQDGSEDESESTTTWRAYRATTVLDTDESSLSPNVTRRGVKPSPAEVYMRRINSGNTTKDVLESGRKNRSVVSPLDSGLTRCIPHEPVTAQQLQPRSRRQPNAACDSESSVSSWRKQSELDPSGSRSTFTSRGRTWKGRSNDN, encoded by the exons ATGACGGACATCAAGGACTCTACCAGCCGCCACTTTAGGCTCAAACTCCAGAGTCTGGGGCGACGTTTGGATGAACTTGAGGAAGCTACGATTAAACTGCACAAAGCTGAGGATGAGCTTTTGGATCTTCAGGACAAGATCATCCAAGCTGAGGGCAGTAATTCCACCCTGCTTGGTGATGTCGAAGCATTGCGAAAGAGAGTGCTCAAAATTGAAGGTAAGGATGAGGAGGTGAGAAAAGCGGAAGACCTCTGCCGTCTGGTGAAGGagaagctggaggaggaggagaaaatgACCAAGGACCTTAAAGCAGAGATTGAACGTCTTCAGCGCAGGATGACGGAACTTGAGAAGCTGGAAGACGCGTTTGCGAAGAGCAAGTCGGACTGCACTCAGCTTGGCTTAAGCCTTAATGAGGAAAAAAACCTCACCAAGAAGCTTTCAACTGAGCTAGAGTCCCTGAAGGCACGAGTGAAAGAGGTGGACTCTTCTGAGGCCCGCTTGAGCAGGGCAGAACAGGCTTTAACTTCAGAAATGGAAAAACTGAAAGCCCTTACTCAAACTTTTGTGACGGAGCGTAAAAGACTCCTGGAAAAGCAGAGGGAGGATGAAAAGATCATTCTCAAATTGACTGAAAGGCTTGAGCGGCAGAAAAACAAGCTAGGCTCATCAGACCACGGCTTCGAGTCCCGAGATATCCGAATCGAAGATGACCTCTCTGTGGGTCTGACTAGCAGACTGGCTAGGAAGAAGAGCCTGGATTACCTCAAGCACTCAGATGATGTGGGATTTAGGAACAAATCAGAAAATGAGAAGAACAGCTTAGAGGGCCATGAGGACAACAAGGTCAAAGACCTTACGCAAGAAGTAGAGAAGCTGAAGAGTCGACTAAAGCATTTAGAGATCGTTGAGGAGGACTTGAAGGACTCCGAATCCAAGAATGCCGAGCTGGCAGAAAAGTTTCAGCAAGAGAGGAGTCGTAACCAAGCGCTGATTGACCAGCTGGAGGAGCTGAAGATGCAGCTCTTTAGCAGCAGTAATAACGGAAACCTGCCCATTTCCAGCACTGCAAAAGTCCTCGAGAACGGCAAGGCAGAGAACGAGGAGATCAATGTACGTGGAGGTTTCAGACAAGATAAGCCGAAGTACAGAAGTGCCGTCACTGATCAAGGTACCTCAAAGCCCAAACCCAGAGAAACTTCACCACAGCAGAGAAAAATAAAGGGCAAAGACCTTAGCCATTCTGTGGAGAACTCTCCTAAGACTCCAAGAAGGGCTTTGAGCCCTGCCCACAAGTTCAAGAAACCTGGTTGGAAATCTGGGTCTTCAAATACTGCTGACAGTGGTCTAAAAGATGGCAAGGGCATTGAGGAGAAGCTTGCAAGTATAAATCACACCACCTCATCATGTGATAACAAGAAGGTCTCCGTCCTCAGCCGTTACCCTCCTGCTGCAAATGACCAAAAGCCAGGGAAGACATATGTCAAACCTACTGACATTGAAAGTAAAAGGAGCAGAGTTGAGAAATTCGCCAGGGTGTACACTGGGAGTGACAGCGAATCCAACAATTCGGATATTGTTGTGAGTAGCGCACATAAAAATCTCGAAGCTAGCCCCCCTGAAAAGGACAGAACCGTTGAGTCTTTAGATCCCACACAGGAGGCAACTGCAGTATTGAATCTATCCCAGGCAAATGGGTCTTACACTGCCTACAGATCTCACGTTACTCCATCAGCTCCCAGTGATCATGGATCAGAGGGCCATTCCTCAGCCTCAGAATCTGAAACCACGGTTTCAAAGCGTTCCATTAGTGAGCGAGATGATTCTTCCGTAACCTCAGTTTTAAGCAGCAGGACAACTAGCTCCAAGTATCCTAGGTATTCCCAGCTGCACGATTCTCGTTCGGGTGGCTCTTCAACGAGGAGCTCCTATGACGAAGAGCAGCACAGGGCTTTAATGGTGGAAGGTGGATCTCAGGAGACAGCTCAGGGTTCCTCAGGTATTGAGATCCAGCGGACTTGCAGCCCACGGGAGGCCCTTCGATCTCAGGCAGTAATCAAGCCAGCTATTGTAGAGTATGACCGGAAAGAAATGATGATATCAGGAGGAAGCACGGAACCACTTTCAACTAATGGGAAAGCCAGGATTTCCACCAAGATGACCAGTAGTATCACTTTCTACCCTAATGACCCAAGCTCTTCTCGAACCAGCAGTCGAAGCAGCAGTATTTCAAGTGATCCCGCATGCAAGGAGCGCCACACCTCCACCAGCAATATTCTTATTGGGCCTAGTGCTGACCACAGAGGTGGCTTCTCTATCCCTTATGAAATATCCATTCCCAAGAGTGAAATCACTTTGCAGACTGGCGAGGAATGCGGCAGCATCTCTGATTGTCCCAGTGTCTTGGAGACGACCGTTCTGCCTCGAAGCGGCTTTACCGTCCAGTCTCCAGAAGCAGCACATGATTTCAACAGTACGGAGTCTGGGTTTGAaagcagcagtagcagcagcaccACAACCGTTACCAGCTGGAGGAGTGTCAGTAACAACCATCACTTGTCCCAGGACGATAGTTTACCAGAAACGAAGAATGTGACCGTCAGGAGTGCCTGGAGAAATCGAGGGGCAGCTTCTGCGGACGAACTCAGTCGGGGGTCGAGGCAAGACGGTTCTGAGGATGAATCAGAGTCCACCACAACATGGAGAGCCTACAGGGCTACCACAGTCCTGGACACAGACGAATCCTCTTTGTCCCCTAACGTCACCAGGCGAGGGGTAAAGCCAAGCCCAGCCGAGGTTTATATGCGCCGGATAAACAGTGGAAACACAACTAAAGATGTTCTAGAGTCTGGACGCAAGAACAGAAGTGTTGTCTCACCACTGGATAGTGGCCTTACGAGATGTATTCCTCATGAGCCTGTCACGGCACAACAACTGCAGCCAAGGAGCAGGAGACAACCGAAT GCTGCGTGTGACAGTGAATCCTCTGTGAGTTCCTGGAGGAAGCAGAGTGAGCTGGACCCTTCTGGAAGTCGATCAACATTTACCAGCAGGGGGCGCACCTGGAAAGGCCGTAGTAACGACAATTAA